In Pseudomonas deceptionensis, a single window of DNA contains:
- a CDS encoding siderophore ABC transporter substrate-binding protein: MTSHHRYRLWPLAVLIAATVAVQGCNEKPAEPPRAATELQVGQAVFAPVVVQHQLGTTVIERAPQRVVALDMNEVDFLDQLGVPVVGMPKDFVPQFLASYKDSPSVEDLGSIVQPNLERVHGARPDLILITSLQANHFRELSEMAPTIHFDVDYRDSEARHIEVIREHLLTLGQIFGKQALARQKIMALDAKVEEARCITQDRPEKALVVLHNNGAFSSFGVQSRYGFIFNALGVKPASPMAETGLHGQPISSEFIQQANPDIIYVVDRTAVMERRPVMGAESMGNPLLRQTNAWKNHRVIFVDPQAWYVTGASPTSLKRVIDDVVRGYRD, translated from the coding sequence ATGACCTCCCATCACAGATATCGGTTGTGGCCGCTGGCCGTGCTGATCGCCGCGACTGTCGCGGTGCAAGGGTGCAATGAGAAACCGGCCGAACCGCCACGGGCAGCCACTGAGTTGCAGGTGGGGCAGGCGGTGTTTGCGCCGGTCGTGGTGCAACACCAGTTGGGCACCACCGTGATCGAGCGTGCGCCACAGCGTGTGGTCGCACTTGACATGAATGAGGTCGATTTCCTCGACCAGTTGGGGGTGCCGGTGGTGGGCATGCCGAAGGATTTCGTCCCGCAGTTTCTGGCTAGCTATAAAGATTCGCCGAGTGTCGAAGATCTGGGCTCGATTGTTCAGCCCAACCTGGAACGGGTCCATGGCGCCAGACCTGACCTGATCCTGATCACCTCGCTGCAGGCCAATCACTTTCGGGAACTGAGCGAAATGGCCCCGACGATTCATTTCGATGTCGATTACCGCGATAGCGAGGCGCGCCATATCGAGGTCATCCGGGAACACCTCCTGACTCTGGGGCAGATCTTCGGCAAGCAGGCGCTCGCGCGTCAGAAAATCATGGCGCTGGATGCCAAGGTCGAGGAGGCCAGGTGCATCACCCAGGATCGCCCCGAGAAAGCACTGGTGGTGCTGCACAACAACGGCGCCTTCAGCTCCTTCGGCGTGCAGTCGCGCTACGGGTTCATCTTCAATGCGCTGGGCGTTAAGCCGGCCAGCCCGATGGCCGAAACCGGCCTGCATGGCCAGCCGATTTCCAGTGAATTCATCCAGCAGGCCAACCCCGACATCATCTATGTGGTGGACCGAACGGCCGTAATGGAGCGTCGCCCGGTGATGGGCGCCGAGAGCATGGGCAACCCGCTGTTGCGCCAGACCAATGCCTGGAAAAACCATCGGGTGATCTTCGTCGACCCCCAGGCCTGGTACGTAACCGGGGCCAGCCCGACCTCTTTGAAGCGGGTGATCGATGATGTCGTCAGGGGCTACCGGGACTGA
- a CDS encoding ABC transporter ATP-binding protein: MITVHDLHKTYGAKTVLRGVDACFPARRLTSLIGPNGAGKTTLLMMIARLMEPGRGDVRIEGCPVTGIHIGEYARRVATLRQSPDFNLRLTVQELVAFGRFPYSRGALTREDQRVIDDAISFLSLEPLRHAYLDELSGGQRQMAFLAMTIAQQTDCLLLDEPLNNLDIKHAVQIMRALRRLCDEHGRTVILVVHDINFAASYSDHIVAMKGGAVHCAGSVDEVITQARLGELYGLDFEITEGQRGRLCNYFNP; this comes from the coding sequence ATGATCACTGTCCACGACCTCCATAAGACCTATGGCGCCAAGACTGTCCTGAGGGGCGTCGACGCCTGCTTTCCAGCCCGGCGCCTGACGTCGCTTATCGGCCCCAATGGCGCAGGCAAAACCACGTTGCTGATGATGATCGCGCGGCTGATGGAGCCTGGCCGCGGAGACGTCCGCATCGAGGGCTGCCCGGTCACTGGCATTCATATCGGTGAATATGCCCGGCGCGTCGCTACCTTGCGCCAGTCCCCAGACTTCAACCTGCGCCTGACAGTGCAGGAATTGGTCGCCTTCGGGCGCTTTCCCTACAGCCGTGGTGCGTTGACCCGTGAAGATCAGCGGGTGATCGACGACGCCATCTCGTTCCTGTCGCTGGAACCGTTGCGCCATGCCTACCTCGACGAACTCAGCGGTGGGCAGCGGCAGATGGCCTTTCTGGCGATGACCATCGCTCAACAGACGGACTGTCTGCTGCTGGATGAGCCGCTGAACAACCTCGATATCAAGCACGCCGTGCAGATCATGCGGGCGCTGCGCCGGCTGTGCGACGAACACGGACGCACCGTGATCCTGGTCGTGCATGACATCAACTTCGCGGCCAGCTATTCCGACCACATTGTTGCGATGAAGGGCGGGGCGGTGCATTGCGCCGGCAGCGTTGACGAGGTGATTACCCAAGCCCGGCTGGGCGAACTGTACGGGCTGGACTTCGAGATCACTGAGGGTCAGCGCGGGCGCCTGTGCAACTACTTCAACCCATAA
- a CDS encoding iron chelate uptake ABC transporter family permease subunit: MRLQPRHAVWVVVTLALVFVFMRSGLDFDYVIPKRIARLTAMLIGGVCVAWSSITFQTLTGNRILTPAIMGYEAVFVLLQALLVLFLGSYSTVLLGINGNFLLSVLVMLGYSWAIHRWLFRDGKSNVYFLLLIGLVLTMVIGTFTQFVQLKVSPGEFSVLQGFSLASFNRAQPQQLFYSGLVVAAVCLVGLKTLPTLDVLSLGRDQAMSLGVDYRRSVRLHLALIAALVAVSTSLLGPTAFMGIFVANITYALARTFRHRVTLALGSVIAVGMFIVAQLLVEHVFNYKTTVGILVNLVCGGYFLVLMVRTRGAP, encoded by the coding sequence ATGCGCCTGCAGCCACGGCATGCCGTGTGGGTTGTCGTCACCCTGGCACTGGTTTTTGTGTTCATGCGCTCGGGCCTGGATTTTGACTACGTGATCCCCAAGCGGATCGCCCGGCTGACGGCCATGCTGATTGGCGGGGTATGCGTCGCCTGGTCGTCGATCACGTTCCAGACCCTTACGGGCAACCGGATACTGACGCCGGCAATCATGGGCTACGAGGCCGTCTTTGTGCTGTTGCAGGCCCTGCTGGTGTTGTTTCTGGGCAGCTACAGCACGGTTCTGCTCGGCATCAACGGCAACTTTTTGCTGTCCGTGCTGGTGATGCTTGGGTATTCGTGGGCCATCCATCGCTGGTTGTTCCGGGACGGCAAAAGCAACGTGTACTTCCTGCTGCTGATCGGCCTGGTACTGACCATGGTCATCGGTACGTTTACCCAGTTTGTCCAGCTCAAGGTCAGCCCTGGCGAGTTCTCGGTCTTGCAGGGCTTCAGCCTGGCCTCCTTCAATCGGGCACAACCCCAGCAGTTGTTCTACTCGGGGCTTGTGGTGGCTGCGGTTTGCCTGGTGGGTCTCAAGACCTTGCCGACCCTCGATGTGCTCTCTTTGGGGCGTGATCAGGCCATGTCCCTGGGGGTCGACTATCGGCGCAGCGTGCGCCTGCATCTTGCGCTGATCGCGGCGCTGGTCGCGGTGTCGACCAGCCTTCTGGGGCCCACGGCTTTTATGGGCATCTTTGTGGCGAACATCACCTATGCGCTGGCCCGAACCTTCAGGCACCGAGTCACGCTGGCACTGGGAAGCGTGATTGCCGTCGGCATGTTCATCGTCGCCCAACTGCTGGTCGAGCATGTTTTCAACTACAAGACCACCGTCGGCATTCTCGTCAATCTGGTGTGCGGCGGGTATTTCCTGGTGTTGATGGTACGTACCCGAGGAGCTCCATGA
- a CDS encoding ABC transporter permease has translation MRARWFALFAMLCVASLLTGARQLEWMQLFSPSGDAWLTLTASRLPRLAALVLTGVGLSVCGVILQHIVRNKFVEPGTTGGLDAAKLGLLVSLVLAPSAGTPGRMLFALVFCFAAGLIFVLIIRRIQFKSTVLVPVIGLMYGGVLSAIAEFYAYRNNIMQSMQGWLLGDFSRVVQGSYEIIYLVLPIVALTYLYAHRFTVVGMGEGMATSLGLNYPATVALGLLLVAVTVSATVITVGSIPFVGLVIPNLVALRYGDNLGRTLPIVALGGASLMLVCDILGRLLIYPFEVPIGLTAGSVGGVLFLALLIWRHR, from the coding sequence ATGCGGGCACGATGGTTTGCGTTGTTTGCCATGCTTTGCGTCGCGTCGCTGCTGACAGGGGCCCGGCAGTTGGAGTGGATGCAGCTGTTCTCACCGTCGGGCGATGCCTGGCTGACGCTTACAGCCAGCCGTCTGCCGCGTCTGGCGGCACTGGTGCTGACGGGGGTTGGGCTGTCTGTGTGCGGGGTGATCCTGCAGCACATTGTGCGCAACAAGTTCGTCGAACCGGGCACAACGGGTGGGCTGGATGCGGCCAAACTCGGCCTCCTGGTGTCGCTGGTACTGGCACCATCTGCCGGTACGCCGGGCCGAATGCTGTTTGCACTGGTGTTCTGCTTCGCCGCGGGCCTGATTTTTGTGTTGATCATCCGCCGTATCCAATTCAAGAGCACGGTACTGGTACCGGTGATCGGGCTGATGTATGGCGGCGTGCTGAGCGCCATTGCCGAGTTCTACGCCTATCGCAACAACATCATGCAAAGCATGCAGGGCTGGCTGCTCGGGGACTTTTCGCGGGTTGTGCAGGGCAGCTACGAAATCATCTATCTGGTCCTGCCGATCGTTGCGCTGACCTACTTGTATGCACACCGTTTCACCGTGGTCGGCATGGGTGAGGGCATGGCCACGAGCCTGGGCCTCAACTACCCGGCAACCGTGGCGTTGGGCTTGCTGCTGGTGGCAGTCACCGTATCCGCTACAGTCATCACCGTCGGTTCGATCCCCTTTGTCGGGCTGGTCATCCCCAATCTGGTCGCGCTGCGTTATGGCGACAACCTGGGCCGCACGCTGCCCATCGTTGCGCTGGGTGGCGCGTCATTAATGTTGGTCTGCGACATTCTCGGGCGCCTGCTCATTTACCCGTTCGAGGTACCGATCGGCCTGACCGCAGGCAGCGTGGGCGGCGTGCTGTTCCTCGCGCTGCTGATCTGGAGGCACCGATGA
- a CDS encoding ABC transporter ATP-binding protein encodes MLKPFVQLLGEDAPVLWRYVWMAVSYGLLSGLTLATLVPVLERLLAGDVRGASLWLILTLAGTVACWAWRRQVERAGVAVGVAILQGARLRIGDHVAGLPLGWFTAQNTSRLGHVITQGMMAVAQLPAHVFTPVITGAVTPLVIVAAMFALHWPMGLIALLGLPVLVAGLLLTARLGRRADRAFQHHFADASQRMVEFAQAQSVLRAFNGGGGGTQLLEQAIDRQRRSGMRLICQSTLSVVLNAWLVQAVFAVLLIAAALWLNAHSGLTLDTGSVVAVIVALLLTSRYIDPLLDVASYAEILRGAYSQLEAVQGVFAAEPLPEPEQPQIPVDGSIELREVSLRYAPDQPCVLSGVSLRIAPGSMTALIGASGSGKTTLVRLIARFFDASQGSVLIGGVDVRQMSSSQLADQISQIFQDTYLFQGSIADNIRIGRADASAEEILEAAQQAGVTELIGRLPQGLDTPVGEGGARLSGGERQRIAIARALIKAAPILLVDEATAALDAENQLVIAQALSRLRGRHTLVVIAHQLSTVSMADQIVVLDHGQVVEHGSPAALRASGGRYAHFLEQRRVAKGWRIAAPSNSGQA; translated from the coding sequence ATGCTGAAGCCCTTTGTTCAACTGCTGGGTGAAGATGCGCCCGTTTTGTGGCGCTACGTCTGGATGGCGGTGTCGTATGGCCTGCTCAGTGGATTGACCCTCGCCACGCTGGTACCCGTTCTGGAGCGCTTGCTGGCAGGGGATGTACGCGGCGCTTCGTTGTGGCTGATCCTGACGCTGGCCGGCACGGTCGCCTGCTGGGCGTGGCGGCGCCAGGTGGAGAGGGCAGGTGTGGCCGTGGGTGTGGCTATCTTGCAGGGCGCGCGCCTGCGCATCGGCGATCATGTGGCGGGCCTGCCCCTGGGCTGGTTCACGGCGCAAAATACCAGCCGCCTCGGCCATGTCATTACCCAGGGGATGATGGCCGTCGCGCAACTGCCGGCCCATGTATTCACGCCGGTGATCACCGGCGCCGTGACGCCGCTGGTGATCGTGGCGGCGATGTTTGCGTTGCACTGGCCTATGGGCCTGATTGCGTTGCTCGGGCTGCCGGTGCTCGTGGCCGGGCTGCTGCTGACTGCCCGCCTGGGGCGGCGCGCCGACCGTGCTTTCCAGCATCACTTCGCCGACGCCAGCCAGAGGATGGTCGAGTTCGCCCAGGCCCAATCGGTGCTGCGCGCCTTCAATGGCGGGGGTGGCGGTACGCAGCTGCTCGAACAGGCCATCGACCGGCAGCGCCGGTCCGGCATGCGCCTGATCTGTCAGTCCACACTCTCGGTGGTGCTCAATGCCTGGCTAGTGCAGGCTGTCTTCGCGGTATTGCTGATCGCTGCGGCCCTGTGGCTCAACGCTCATTCGGGGCTCACGCTGGATACCGGCTCGGTGGTTGCCGTCATTGTCGCGCTGCTATTGACCAGCCGCTACATCGATCCGTTGCTGGACGTGGCCAGCTATGCCGAGATTCTGCGTGGCGCGTACAGCCAGCTTGAGGCGGTGCAAGGCGTTTTCGCGGCCGAGCCCCTGCCGGAACCGGAGCAGCCGCAGATACCGGTTGATGGCTCCATCGAATTGCGCGAGGTGAGCTTGCGATATGCGCCCGATCAGCCCTGTGTGCTGAGCGGCGTGAGCCTGCGTATTGCACCGGGCAGCATGACTGCGTTGATCGGTGCCAGCGGCTCGGGCAAGACCACGCTGGTGCGCTTGATTGCGCGGTTCTTCGATGCGAGCCAGGGCAGCGTGCTGATTGGCGGAGTGGACGTGCGACAGATGTCCAGTTCACAACTGGCTGACCAGATCAGTCAGATTTTCCAGGACACTTACCTGTTCCAGGGCAGCATTGCCGACAACATCCGCATCGGCCGCGCAGATGCCAGTGCTGAAGAAATCCTCGAGGCTGCGCAGCAGGCCGGTGTGACTGAGCTTATCGGGCGCCTGCCACAGGGTCTCGACACCCCCGTTGGTGAAGGCGGTGCACGCCTGTCAGGCGGTGAGCGCCAGCGCATCGCCATTGCCCGTGCGCTGATCAAGGCTGCACCCATCTTGCTGGTGGACGAGGCCACCGCGGCGCTGGATGCGGAAAATCAGCTCGTCATCGCGCAAGCGCTGTCCAGGCTGCGCGGCCGGCACACACTGGTGGTGATTGCACACCAATTGTCCACCGTGTCTATGGCTGATCAGATTGTGGTGCTCGATCATGGTCAAGTCGTTGAGCACGGCTCACCGGCTGCATTGCGCGCCAGTGGCGGGCGTTATGCGCATTTTCTGGAGCAACGCAGGGTTGCCAAGGGCTGGCGTATCGCCGCGCCGTCGAACAGCGGGCAAGCCTGA
- a CDS encoding ABC transporter ATP-binding protein, whose product MDTHDSASAKTKVRGPISQVLNPIRGRLIVAAMLAAVGAMLTLVPLAGIAHIARMALGDAGIAPGEVWWAVIVGVASLCAGMLLISAGELLAHLADNRITHHLRLAIVRRLSRVPLGWFTSRASGEVKQAMQDDINTLHSLTAHFYTTVGRAVGAVLISVVYLFSMDWRMAIVSTLPFAGFFLFFARAMKASEANIQNFAAGMGRIDNAVVEFVNGIAVVKSFSASGKAHSSYREAIDDFAQAFIGFTRPLVTPMANANAMIAPVTVLGVVLVFGTLFVVLGWIAPLDVLPFALVTPGVCGPLLLLHYITHDLNHATGAARRVQALLDTPVLEQPAPGMQRSPAGTEIRLEHVGYGYDAGRQVLSDVSFTLKPGTTTAIVGRSGAGKSTLARLLLRFFDPTTGRITLGGVDLRHIETSSLYRHIGFVLQEVRLIHASVRDNIALGRPSASQQQIEAAARTANIHERILDLPRGYESVIGEDAQFSGGEQQRVSIARAVLLDPPVLVLDEATAAADAESEVAIQDALSRFAEGRTLLVIAHRLDTVMHADQIIVLDNGSVLEQGRHGELLARGGLYARLWAQGGYSHSEELAVSSC is encoded by the coding sequence ATGGACACTCATGACTCGGCCTCGGCCAAAACGAAGGTGCGCGGCCCGATCAGCCAGGTATTGAACCCAATCCGCGGGCGCCTGATCGTTGCTGCCATGCTCGCCGCGGTGGGTGCGATGCTGACGCTGGTGCCACTGGCCGGCATCGCGCATATCGCCAGGATGGCCCTGGGTGACGCCGGTATTGCGCCGGGCGAGGTGTGGTGGGCGGTGATCGTGGGGGTGGCGAGCCTGTGCGCCGGCATGCTGCTGATATCCGCCGGTGAACTGCTCGCCCACCTGGCGGACAACCGCATCACCCATCACCTGCGCCTGGCGATCGTTCGGCGTCTGAGTCGCGTGCCGCTGGGCTGGTTCACCAGCCGGGCCTCGGGCGAGGTCAAGCAGGCGATGCAGGACGACATCAATACGTTGCACAGCCTGACCGCGCATTTCTACACGACGGTGGGGCGGGCAGTTGGCGCGGTTCTGATCTCGGTGGTTTACCTGTTTTCGATGGACTGGCGCATGGCAATTGTCTCGACCCTGCCGTTTGCCGGGTTCTTCCTGTTCTTCGCCAGGGCCATGAAGGCCAGTGAGGCGAACATTCAGAACTTCGCTGCGGGGATGGGCCGTATCGACAATGCGGTTGTCGAGTTCGTCAACGGTATTGCAGTGGTCAAGTCATTCAGTGCCAGCGGCAAGGCCCACAGCAGTTACCGCGAGGCAATCGATGACTTCGCCCAGGCCTTCATCGGGTTCACCCGGCCTTTGGTGACGCCGATGGCCAATGCCAACGCGATGATTGCGCCGGTCACAGTGCTTGGCGTGGTGCTGGTCTTCGGTACGTTGTTCGTGGTGCTGGGCTGGATCGCCCCACTGGATGTGCTGCCGTTCGCCCTGGTGACTCCTGGCGTTTGCGGGCCGTTGCTATTGCTGCACTACATCACCCATGACCTCAACCACGCGACCGGCGCCGCCCGGCGCGTGCAGGCCTTGCTGGATACACCCGTACTGGAGCAACCGGCGCCGGGCATGCAGCGGTCGCCTGCAGGTACCGAGATTCGTCTCGAGCACGTTGGTTACGGCTATGACGCCGGGCGCCAGGTGCTCTCGGATGTCAGCTTCACGCTCAAACCCGGCACGACGACGGCTATTGTCGGGCGCTCCGGTGCGGGCAAGTCGACCCTGGCGCGACTGCTGCTGCGCTTCTTCGACCCGACAACGGGGCGTATTACCCTGGGTGGCGTGGATCTGCGCCATATCGAGACTTCAAGCCTTTACCGGCACATAGGGTTTGTCTTGCAGGAGGTGCGCCTGATCCACGCCAGTGTGCGCGACAACATTGCCCTGGGCAGACCGTCGGCCAGCCAGCAGCAGATCGAGGCCGCAGCGCGCACCGCGAATATCCATGAACGCATCCTCGACCTGCCGCGCGGCTATGAATCGGTGATCGGCGAGGACGCGCAGTTTTCCGGCGGTGAACAGCAGCGGGTGAGTATCGCCCGCGCCGTGTTGCTCGATCCGCCCGTGCTGGTGCTCGACGAAGCCACGGCTGCAGCCGATGCCGAAAGCGAAGTCGCTATCCAGGATGCGCTGTCGCGTTTCGCCGAGGGGCGCACGCTATTGGTCATCGCCCACCGGCTCGACACCGTGATGCACGCGGACCAGATCATCGTGCTCGACAACGGCTCCGTGCTCGAACAGGGCCGCCATGGCGAACTGCTTGCTCGCGGCGGGCTTTATGCGCGTTTGTGGGCACAGGGTGGCTATTCACATTCCGAAGAACTGGCGGTGTCGTCATGCTGA
- a CDS encoding TetR/AcrR family transcriptional regulator codes for MKAPQPPATRGRPRTITRERIVEAGIKIGLPGITFVGVAAALGVSHMALYKHVANLEALKSMVAEEIFTRWQIPLADAERHGGLRAYMVVFATSVRVFVKAHPGLTPYVIRRLAATQPMLAKIDQHQSHIADAYGISKERARWLLATVAFHGIAVADTVYSVTGRDPLLEADRAAEEAEMEVELDQGMYALIVGALVLLEEEVQADGRELEGTS; via the coding sequence ATGAAAGCGCCACAACCACCCGCTACCCGAGGGCGTCCTCGCACCATCACGCGAGAACGCATCGTCGAAGCAGGCATCAAGATCGGCTTGCCGGGTATTACCTTCGTCGGCGTCGCGGCCGCATTGGGGGTCAGCCATATGGCGCTCTACAAGCACGTTGCGAACCTGGAGGCGCTCAAAAGCATGGTTGCCGAGGAGATCTTCACCCGCTGGCAAATACCGCTGGCCGACGCTGAGCGCCATGGCGGGTTGAGGGCGTACATGGTTGTGTTTGCCACCTCGGTACGCGTGTTCGTCAAGGCGCACCCCGGGCTGACGCCTTACGTCATCCGCAGGTTGGCGGCGACACAACCCATGCTCGCCAAGATCGACCAGCACCAGAGCCATATCGCGGATGCCTATGGCATTTCAAAGGAGCGCGCACGCTGGTTGCTGGCAACTGTGGCCTTCCATGGCATCGCGGTGGCCGACACGGTGTATTCGGTCACTGGCCGCGACCCCTTGCTGGAGGCGGATCGGGCCGCGGAAGAAGCGGAGATGGAGGTCGAGCTGGATCAAGGCATGTACGCGCTCATTGTCGGCGCGCTGGTGTTGCTGGAGGAAGAAGTGCAGGCAGATGGCCGGGAGCTTGAGGGCACGTCATAA
- a CDS encoding MFS transporter → MNNPRWRLCLILLCTTQFVALLDFSITMIPLPQIQESLGFTPGALQWVINAYGVAIAGFLLLGGRAADMFGRRRVFLLGLVIFTLGSLLGGFSQSPAMLIVTRAMQGFGAALFSPAAFSLLLALFPDEKSRNRALGAWTAVAASGFVAGLILGGIITDALGWRWVLWINVPVGVLVIALAGYLPEGKREASMAAMRLDIGGAVLVASGAATLVFAFANSEHVGLASPVTYGLIALAVGLLGVFVWVETRVEYPLMPIPIFWQRMTGGANLVSLLANTALGPTFVVVALYMQEILGFTATQTGLGLLPMAIAFTLSSAWVGPSLIARVGTKPVIMGGMTVFICGLALLGVSLAVDTSWAGSILPGTLLGGIGYGIAFPAWTVAGIEGVDAVDHGLAGGMLTTTQEVGSAVGLAVGVAVSIAVLADGGSAVQGFSYAILVSACMVAVGFLCAALILPNKTARLSLA, encoded by the coding sequence ATGAATAATCCTCGCTGGCGGCTCTGCCTCATTTTGTTATGCACGACTCAATTTGTGGCATTGCTCGACTTCTCTATCACCATGATCCCCTTGCCGCAGATTCAGGAAAGCCTGGGGTTCACGCCTGGAGCCTTGCAGTGGGTCATCAATGCGTACGGCGTCGCCATTGCGGGGTTTCTGCTGTTGGGTGGGCGCGCTGCCGACATGTTTGGCCGTCGCCGGGTATTTCTGCTGGGGCTGGTGATCTTCACTCTGGGCTCATTGCTCGGCGGTTTCTCGCAGAGCCCCGCAATGCTCATCGTGACCCGGGCCATGCAAGGCTTTGGCGCGGCCCTTTTTTCACCGGCTGCTTTTTCGTTGTTGCTGGCGCTGTTCCCTGACGAGAAATCGCGCAACCGTGCGCTGGGGGCCTGGACGGCCGTGGCTGCAAGCGGTTTCGTTGCAGGGCTGATTCTGGGTGGGATCATCACTGATGCGCTGGGCTGGCGCTGGGTGCTCTGGATCAATGTCCCTGTGGGTGTGCTGGTGATTGCCCTGGCAGGCTACCTGCCAGAAGGCAAGCGCGAGGCTTCAATGGCCGCGATGCGCCTCGACATCGGCGGTGCGGTTCTGGTCGCGTCGGGTGCTGCAACGCTGGTGTTCGCGTTTGCCAACAGCGAGCACGTCGGCCTTGCTTCGCCCGTCACTTACGGGTTGATTGCCCTGGCCGTGGGACTGCTCGGCGTCTTTGTCTGGGTTGAAACCCGGGTCGAATACCCGCTGATGCCCATTCCGATTTTTTGGCAGCGCATGACCGGTGGCGCAAACCTGGTGTCGTTGCTGGCGAATACCGCGCTGGGGCCGACGTTTGTCGTTGTGGCGCTGTATATGCAGGAAATCCTCGGTTTCACCGCTACTCAGACAGGCCTGGGGCTGTTGCCGATGGCGATTGCCTTCACGCTCTCCAGCGCCTGGGTAGGGCCCTCCCTGATCGCAAGGGTAGGGACCAAACCGGTGATTATGGGCGGCATGACGGTGTTTATCTGTGGGCTGGCCTTGCTGGGTGTTTCCCTGGCCGTGGACACCTCCTGGGCTGGTTCGATTCTTCCCGGGACGTTGTTGGGGGGCATTGGTTACGGCATCGCATTCCCGGCCTGGACCGTGGCCGGTATTGAAGGAGTCGATGCGGTCGATCATGGTTTGGCGGGCGGCATGCTGACCACGACCCAGGAAGTGGGTTCTGCGGTCGGCCTGGCCGTGGGTGTCGCGGTGAGCATCGCCGTGCTGGCGGACGGGGGCAGTGCGGTGCAGGGCTTCAGCTACGCCATTCTGGTATCTGCCTGCATGGTGGCGGTGGGTTTTTTGTGTGCTGCCCTCATCTTGCCAAACAAGACTGCCCGGTTATCGTTGGCCTGA
- a CDS encoding LysR substrate-binding domain-containing protein, whose product MATSLPLLALRTFVEVGQRGSIKAAAQALSVTSGAVSQQIRLLEDRVGMALFTRERSGLRLTEAGASVHPVLLQAFENMQQALQSLEAIKCRQTLTISTVATFAASWLVPRLGRFNLRHPHIEVRVEATSAVADMRRDRVDVALRHGLGNYPGLQVTRLMAPVMVPVASPALMAASPKITNPADCLEFALLHDADRTDWSLWLAAHDVAKDPRAERGTAFEDDFLLIRAAEAGQGLALVPREYALEEINAGRLVQVLDKPWPARFAYYVVTRQDALHREEVKAFVDWIMEEAQGVI is encoded by the coding sequence ATGGCCACGTCGCTGCCCCTTCTCGCGTTGCGTACCTTTGTTGAAGTCGGGCAACGCGGCAGTATCAAGGCGGCCGCTCAAGCGCTGAGTGTCACTTCAGGTGCTGTCAGCCAGCAGATTCGCTTGCTGGAAGATCGGGTCGGCATGGCGCTGTTCACACGGGAGCGAAGCGGTTTGCGCCTGACAGAAGCCGGGGCCAGCGTTCATCCCGTGTTGCTCCAGGCCTTTGAAAACATGCAACAGGCATTGCAGTCGCTGGAGGCCATCAAGTGCCGGCAGACCTTGACCATCAGTACGGTCGCGACGTTTGCCGCTTCGTGGCTGGTGCCGCGCCTTGGTCGCTTTAACCTGCGCCACCCGCACATCGAAGTCAGGGTTGAAGCCACGTCCGCCGTGGCCGACATGCGCCGGGACCGGGTCGATGTGGCGCTGCGCCACGGGCTGGGCAACTATCCCGGTTTGCAAGTCACCCGCCTGATGGCGCCCGTGATGGTGCCGGTAGCCAGTCCCGCCCTGATGGCCGCAAGCCCGAAAATCACTAACCCGGCGGATTGTCTTGAATTTGCGCTGTTGCATGACGCTGACCGGACAGACTGGTCCCTCTGGCTCGCGGCCCACGACGTCGCCAAAGATCCGCGCGCCGAACGCGGCACAGCGTTCGAAGATGATTTCCTGCTGATTCGGGCCGCCGAGGCCGGTCAAGGGCTAGCCCTGGTACCCCGGGAATACGCGCTGGAAGAAATCAACGCCGGCCGCCTCGTCCAGGTCCTGGATAAACCTTGGCCTGCGCGCTTTGCCTACTATGTGGTGACCCGCCAGGACGCCCTGCACAGAGAAGAGGTCAAGGCATTCGTGGACTGGATCATGGAAGAAGCCCAGGGGGTGATTTAA
- a CDS encoding glutathione S-transferase family protein: MTAPDLTLYTDSSPNGFKITIALEELELPYTLRHVHIEQGEHRQPEFLKLNPHGRIPVLVDHATGITLFESAAILLYLAEKTAQLLPAEPSERWSAITWLMFHTSSMGPLLGQRVHFELFDQPASPTAIARLRQLTESTFATLDQHLSSQPWLAGAHYSIADIATFGWMHIARIINFDFSRYRHLSAWYERIALRPAVQRGVALPHPATGA, encoded by the coding sequence ATGACCGCCCCTGACCTGACGCTCTATACCGACAGTTCGCCCAACGGCTTCAAGATCACCATTGCCCTGGAGGAGCTGGAACTCCCCTATACCCTTCGCCATGTTCATATCGAGCAGGGCGAACACCGCCAGCCCGAATTTCTCAAGCTCAACCCCCATGGGCGCATCCCCGTTCTGGTTGACCACGCGACGGGCATCACCCTGTTCGAGTCTGCCGCCATCCTGCTTTATCTGGCCGAAAAGACAGCACAGCTATTGCCTGCGGAGCCTTCTGAACGCTGGTCGGCCATTACCTGGCTCATGTTCCACACCTCGAGCATGGGGCCCCTCCTGGGCCAGCGCGTGCATTTCGAACTGTTTGATCAGCCTGCAAGCCCCACCGCCATCGCCCGCCTGCGGCAACTGACGGAATCGACGTTCGCAACACTCGATCAACATCTGTCCAGCCAGCCATGGCTGGCGGGAGCGCATTACTCGATTGCCGATATCGCGACCTTCGGCTGGATGCATATCGCCCGCATCATCAACTTTGACTTCAGCCGGTATCGCCACCTGAGCGCATGGTACGAGCGAATTGCCCTGCGCCCGGCCGTGCAACGGGGTGTTGCGCTCCCCCATCCAGCGACGGGCGCCTGA